In Chloroflexota bacterium, a single window of DNA contains:
- a CDS encoding 2-oxoacid:acceptor oxidoreductase subunit alpha: MPEIVINREWCKGCYICVSVCPRHVLEVDQESFDHGIHPVVAARPDDCTVCRQCELLCPDLAISVLGEGAETPAAEARVEPAPGPAPRPLPAGWTTVASPLPAGRYFLQGDEACAEGAIAAGCNFYAGYPITPASEIMERICARFAELPGKRVFAQMEDEIASIASCIGAAWAGAKAMTATSGPGISLMVENLGYAIITETPLVIVDVQRAGPSTGQATRPGQGDYMQVRWGAHGDYEIIVLSPWSVGEMYTETIRAFNLAERFRVPVVLLTDEGVGHLRENLTIPPDVRIFNRIGPSDREPPFGGRPVPPMPVFGEGHRLLVTGSTHDEWGYRRTSSAKVQAELTARLCTKITDSLDEILASETYLCDDDGLDLLLVSFGFTARSALGAARMAREAGYRVGLFRPRTVWPFPAEALRAVAAKSACVLVAEMNRGQMLREVQRVVPDARGYGKTDGEVIAPGEIWAAAKEWLR, encoded by the coding sequence ATGCCTGAAATCGTCATCAACCGCGAGTGGTGCAAGGGGTGCTACATCTGCGTCAGCGTGTGCCCCCGCCACGTGTTGGAAGTGGATCAGGAATCGTTTGACCACGGGATTCACCCCGTTGTCGCGGCGCGCCCCGACGATTGCACCGTGTGCCGCCAATGCGAACTGCTGTGCCCCGACCTGGCCATATCCGTGTTGGGCGAAGGGGCAGAAACTCCGGCCGCCGAGGCTCGTGTGGAACCCGCGCCAGGCCCGGCGCCGCGCCCTCTGCCTGCCGGATGGACCACGGTCGCGTCGCCCCTGCCTGCGGGCCGGTACTTCCTGCAGGGCGACGAAGCCTGCGCCGAGGGGGCCATCGCGGCGGGGTGCAACTTCTACGCCGGCTACCCCATCACGCCCGCCAGCGAGATCATGGAGCGCATCTGCGCGCGGTTTGCGGAACTGCCCGGCAAGCGCGTCTTTGCGCAGATGGAAGACGAGATCGCGTCCATCGCGTCGTGCATCGGCGCGGCGTGGGCGGGCGCGAAGGCCATGACGGCCACCAGCGGGCCGGGCATCAGCCTGATGGTGGAGAACCTGGGCTACGCCATCATCACCGAGACGCCGCTGGTCATCGTGGACGTGCAGCGCGCCGGCCCCAGCACCGGCCAGGCCACGCGCCCCGGCCAGGGCGACTACATGCAGGTCCGTTGGGGCGCTCACGGCGACTACGAGATCATCGTCCTGTCGCCGTGGTCCGTCGGCGAGATGTACACGGAGACCATCCGCGCCTTCAACCTGGCCGAACGCTTCCGCGTGCCGGTGGTTCTCCTGACCGACGAGGGCGTGGGCCACCTGCGCGAGAACCTGACCATCCCGCCGGACGTTCGCATTTTCAACCGCATCGGCCCATCGGACCGCGAGCCGCCCTTCGGCGGGCGGCCGGTTCCGCCCATGCCCGTCTTCGGCGAGGGACATCGCCTGCTGGTTACCGGCTCCACGCACGATGAGTGGGGCTACCGCCGCACGTCCAGCGCCAAAGTGCAGGCCGAACTGACGGCGCGGCTCTGCACCAAGATCACGGACAGCCTGGACGAGATTCTGGCAAGCGAGACGTACCTTTGCGACGACGACGGTCTTGACCTGCTGCTGGTGAGTTTTGGCTTCACGGCGCGGTCGGCATTGGGGGCGGCGCGAATGGCCCGCGAGGCCGGGTATCGGGTCGGGCTGTTCCGCCCGCGCACCGTGTGGCCCTTCCCCGCCGAGGCCCTGCGCGCGGTGGCCGCGAAAAGCGCCTGCGTGCTGGTGGCCGAGATGAATCGCGGGCAGATGCTCCGCGAGGTCCAGCGGGTGGTTCCCGACGCGCGCGGATATGGCAAGACCGACGGCGAAGTGATTGCGCCGGGCGAAATCTGGGCCGCGGCGAAGGAGTGGCTACGATGA
- a CDS encoding 4Fe-4S binding protein has translation MALLIIDTEACIGCGACVAACPFGALRMENDKAAVDDKCTACGACLEVCPVEALSLPERGKGEEDISAYQGVWVWVEQFRGEACSISWEMMGQGRKIADSLGTTLTACVLGHNVEGIAQQAIYYGADRVFLVDDPSLGVYRTAPYAKQLVHLVRQYKPEIFLLGASARGRDLAGAVATEVHTGLTADCTGLDIDPETKLLRQTRPAFGGNIMATIICPNYRPQMATVRHRVFEMPEPDSSRQGQIVKVPPVMTEDQIAAKVVDFIVEEGEVNLADAKIIVSGGRGVRGPEGFKPLRELAEVLGGAVGSSRAAVDAGWIPYAHQVGQTGRTVRPDLYIACGISGAIQHLAGMGTSKIIVAINKDPEAPIFKVANYGIVGDLFQVVPALAEELRKRLRK, from the coding sequence ATGGCGCTCTTGATCATTGACACCGAAGCGTGCATTGGCTGCGGGGCGTGCGTGGCGGCCTGTCCCTTCGGCGCGCTGCGCATGGAGAACGACAAGGCGGCGGTGGACGACAAGTGCACCGCCTGCGGCGCGTGCCTGGAGGTCTGCCCCGTGGAGGCGTTGAGCCTGCCCGAGCGGGGCAAGGGCGAAGAGGACATCAGCGCGTACCAGGGCGTCTGGGTCTGGGTGGAGCAGTTCCGAGGCGAGGCGTGCAGCATCTCCTGGGAGATGATGGGCCAGGGTCGCAAGATCGCCGACAGCCTGGGCACCACTCTCACGGCCTGCGTCCTGGGCCACAACGTGGAGGGCATCGCGCAGCAGGCCATTTACTACGGCGCAGACCGCGTCTTCCTGGTGGACGACCCGTCGCTGGGCGTGTACCGTACCGCGCCCTACGCCAAGCAACTGGTGCACCTGGTGCGGCAGTACAAGCCGGAAATCTTCCTGCTGGGGGCCAGCGCCCGTGGCCGAGATTTGGCCGGCGCCGTGGCCACCGAAGTCCACACCGGCCTGACGGCGGACTGCACGGGGCTGGACATTGACCCGGAGACGAAACTCCTGCGCCAGACCCGCCCGGCCTTCGGCGGCAACATCATGGCGACCATCATCTGCCCCAACTACCGCCCGCAGATGGCCACGGTGCGCCATCGCGTGTTTGAGATGCCCGAGCCGGATTCCAGCCGCCAGGGCCAGATTGTGAAAGTCCCGCCGGTGATGACCGAAGACCAGATCGCCGCCAAGGTGGTGGACTTCATCGTGGAGGAGGGCGAGGTCAACCTGGCCGATGCCAAGATCATCGTGTCGGGCGGACGGGGCGTGCGCGGGCCGGAGGGGTTCAAGCCGCTCCGCGAGTTGGCCGAGGTGCTCGGCGGGGCCGTCGGCTCCTCGCGCGCGGCCGTGGACGCCGGCTGGATTCCCTACGCGCACCAGGTGGGCCAGACCGGCCGCACCGTCCGCCCCGACCTGTACATCGCGTGCGGCATCTCCGGCGCCATCCAGCACCTGGCCGGAATGGGCACGTCCAAGATCATCGTGGCCATCAACAAAGACCCCGAGGCGCCCATCTTCAAGGTGGCCAACTACGGCATCGTGGGCGACCTGTTCCAGGTGGTGCCGGCGCTGGCGGAGGAACTACGCAAGCGCCTGCGCAAGTAG
- a CDS encoding electron transfer flavoprotein subunit beta/FixA family protein: MHAIVCIKQVPDTTDVKVNPETGTLIREGVPSIVNPFDTYAIEEALRLREKFGGKVTVISMGPPQAKEALKEAIAMGADEAILLSDRAFAGSDTWATAYTLANAIRKIGDFDVILCGKQAIDGDTGQVGPGIARQLDIEQLTYVFKIQEIDFQAKRIKVERLLEEGREVVETRLPALLTVVKDINQPRYPTIMGIRRATRAEIPVWTAADLPDAKPDLLGLKGSPTQVVRVFNPPPRSGQIVMIEGESPQEQAAKLADLLLQEKVI; encoded by the coding sequence GTGCACGCCATTGTCTGCATCAAACAGGTGCCTGACACGACGGATGTCAAGGTGAATCCGGAGACGGGGACCCTCATCCGCGAGGGCGTCCCCAGCATCGTGAACCCCTTTGATACCTATGCCATTGAGGAGGCCCTGCGCCTGCGCGAGAAATTCGGGGGCAAGGTAACGGTCATCTCCATGGGCCCGCCGCAGGCCAAAGAGGCGCTGAAGGAGGCCATCGCCATGGGCGCGGACGAGGCCATCCTTCTCAGCGATCGCGCCTTCGCCGGCTCGGACACCTGGGCCACCGCCTACACCCTGGCCAATGCCATCCGCAAGATCGGCGACTTTGATGTGATCCTGTGCGGCAAGCAGGCCATTGACGGCGACACCGGCCAGGTCGGCCCGGGCATCGCCCGCCAACTGGACATTGAGCAACTCACGTATGTCTTCAAGATTCAGGAGATTGACTTCCAGGCGAAGCGAATCAAGGTAGAGCGGCTTCTGGAGGAGGGCCGCGAGGTGGTGGAGACGCGCCTGCCCGCCCTGCTGACGGTCGTCAAGGACATCAACCAGCCGCGCTACCCCACCATCATGGGCATCCGACGGGCAACGCGGGCGGAGATTCCCGTCTGGACGGCAGCGGACCTGCCCGATGCCAAGCCGGACCTGCTGGGGCTGAAAGGCTCGCCGACGCAGGTGGTGCGCGTGTTCAACCCGCCGCCCCGCAGCGGGCAAATCGTGATGATTGAGGGCGAATCGCCCCAAGAGCAGGCCGCGAAACTGGCCGACCTGCTGCTTCAAGAGAAAGTGATATAG
- a CDS encoding acyl-CoA dehydrogenase family protein has product MDFTLSEEHLMVQKMVREFAEREIAPTVKENDRKHTFDRSILPKMAAQGILGICIPVRYGGAGMDYISLGLTCEELERVDTSARVIMSVHVGLNSLGLLQWGTEEQKQKYLVPQAMGQKIATYGLTEPAAGSDVVGIQSTARRDGDHWILNGEKMWISLADVADHFLIFAWTDMEKKKARDHSGMSAFIVERGWPGLETGTIHGKLGVRAGNTGFISMTDVPVPAENMLGLEGEGFKIAMSCLDNGRYTVAAGATGLIRACLEASVKYANERQTFGVPIGQHQLVQQMIANMVLKYEAARLLYLRAGWLKNQGIRNTRETGLAKWFATQSSFECADDAVEVHGAYGYSDEYDVERYLRNSKGAVIYEGSKEIQQLMQAQYALGYRSDKPLRCELPAYDPEEWQREA; this is encoded by the coding sequence ATGGATTTTACCCTGTCGGAAGAGCACCTCATGGTGCAGAAGATGGTGCGCGAGTTCGCCGAACGCGAGATCGCGCCCACGGTCAAGGAGAACGACCGCAAGCACACCTTTGACCGCAGCATCCTGCCCAAGATGGCCGCGCAGGGCATCCTCGGCATCTGCATCCCGGTGCGCTATGGTGGCGCGGGGATGGACTACATCTCCCTGGGCCTGACGTGCGAGGAACTGGAGCGAGTAGATACCTCGGCGCGGGTGATCATGTCGGTGCACGTCGGCCTGAATAGCCTGGGCCTGCTCCAGTGGGGCACGGAGGAGCAGAAGCAGAAGTACCTGGTCCCGCAGGCCATGGGGCAGAAGATCGCCACCTACGGCCTCACGGAGCCGGCAGCAGGTTCCGATGTGGTGGGCATCCAGTCCACCGCCCGCCGCGACGGCGACCACTGGATTCTCAACGGCGAGAAGATGTGGATTTCGCTGGCGGACGTGGCCGACCACTTCCTCATCTTCGCGTGGACGGACATGGAGAAGAAGAAGGCGCGCGACCACAGCGGCATGTCGGCGTTCATCGTGGAGCGCGGCTGGCCGGGCCTGGAGACCGGCACCATCCACGGCAAACTGGGCGTCCGCGCGGGCAACACCGGCTTCATCTCCATGACCGACGTCCCCGTGCCCGCCGAGAACATGCTGGGGCTGGAGGGCGAGGGGTTCAAGATCGCCATGTCGTGCCTGGACAACGGCCGCTACACGGTGGCGGCGGGGGCAACGGGCCTCATCCGCGCCTGCCTAGAGGCATCCGTGAAGTACGCCAACGAGCGCCAGACCTTCGGCGTCCCCATCGGCCAGCACCAACTCGTCCAGCAGATGATCGCCAACATGGTGCTGAAGTACGAGGCGGCGCGCCTGCTGTACCTGCGCGCAGGCTGGCTCAAGAACCAGGGCATCCGCAACACCCGCGAGACGGGCCTGGCCAAGTGGTTCGCGACGCAGTCGTCCTTTGAGTGCGCCGACGACGCCGTGGAAGTCCACGGAGCCTACGGCTATTCCGACGAGTACGATGTAGAACGGTATCTGCGCAACTCCAAGGGTGCGGTCATCTACGAAGGCTCCAAGGAGATTCAGCAACTCATGCAGGCGCAGTACGCCCTGGGATACCGCAGCGATAAGCCGCTTCGGTGCGAACTGCCCGCCTACGACCCCGAGGAGTGGCAGCGGGAAGCGTAA
- the cooS gene encoding anaerobic carbon-monoxide dehydrogenase catalytic subunit translates to MATTKSIDPAVCTLLEYAEQEGVSTAFSRAEAMKPCPIGHIGACCKHCHMGPCRLVKPGQTGICGATIETVTSRNFARMIAVGAAAHSDHGRDLVFTLLAAAEGEAPDYRIRDERKLREVARFLGVATEKRGTMEVARDVALKAMEQFTSQRKEAAYLRRAPKPRQEIWRNLGIAPRGIDREVVDLLHRTHIGDDQDHEHILMAGLRCALADGWSGSMLATDITDILFGTPAPLQSQANLGILGKDTVNIVVHGHEPTLSEMIVAASQDPELIAYAQSKGATGINLTGICCTANEVLMRQGVGTAGNFLSQELAILTGAVEMMVVDVQCIMEALAPLSQRFHTKLVTTSPKVKIHGALHVEMDERRALAIAKDLVRMAIDNYPNRGETRIPQFKSNLVAGFSHEYLNYMMGGVYRGSFRPLNEAIVQGRIRGVAGVAGCNNPRASAHDAAHEYIVREFIRNDVLVVQTGCGAISAAKYGLLSPEQAFNEVGAGLREVCEALGIPPVLHMGSCVDNSRILTVLSQMATEGGLGEDISDIPGVGIAPEWMSEKAVSIGAYLVASGVYTLFGGDNPVEASPVVTEFISQGWEQRVGGKLEFVRDPEEIVARSLAHIDAKRAALGLARYDPHRFGASGDAMMLRWLRARETGAPVSPYSLASVEVAQPA, encoded by the coding sequence ATGGCAACGACAAAGAGTATTGACCCTGCGGTGTGTACCCTGCTGGAGTACGCCGAGCAGGAGGGCGTCTCCACGGCATTCAGCCGCGCCGAGGCGATGAAGCCCTGCCCCATCGGGCACATCGGCGCGTGCTGCAAGCATTGCCACATGGGCCCGTGCCGCCTGGTGAAGCCCGGCCAGACGGGCATCTGCGGGGCCACGATAGAGACCGTTACCTCACGCAACTTCGCCCGCATGATCGCGGTAGGCGCAGCGGCCCACTCCGATCACGGGCGCGACCTGGTGTTCACCCTGCTGGCCGCCGCCGAAGGCGAAGCGCCCGACTACCGAATCCGCGACGAGCGAAAACTGCGCGAGGTGGCGCGTTTCTTGGGCGTGGCCACCGAGAAGCGAGGCACGATGGAGGTGGCCCGCGACGTGGCGCTCAAGGCCATGGAGCAGTTCACGTCGCAACGCAAGGAGGCCGCCTACCTGCGCCGCGCCCCCAAGCCGCGCCAGGAAATCTGGCGCAATCTGGGCATCGCGCCACGCGGCATTGACCGCGAGGTGGTGGATTTGCTCCACCGCACCCACATCGGCGACGACCAGGACCACGAGCACATCCTCATGGCCGGCCTGCGCTGCGCCCTGGCCGACGGCTGGAGCGGCTCCATGCTGGCCACCGACATCACCGACATCCTGTTCGGCACGCCCGCGCCTTTGCAATCCCAGGCCAACCTGGGCATCCTGGGCAAGGACACCGTCAACATCGTTGTCCACGGCCACGAGCCGACGCTGTCGGAGATGATCGTCGCGGCATCCCAGGATCCCGAACTCATCGCCTACGCCCAATCCAAGGGCGCGACGGGTATCAACCTGACGGGCATCTGCTGCACGGCCAACGAGGTTCTCATGCGGCAGGGCGTGGGCACGGCGGGCAACTTCCTCAGCCAGGAACTTGCCATCCTCACCGGCGCGGTGGAGATGATGGTGGTGGATGTGCAATGCATCATGGAGGCGCTGGCCCCGCTGTCCCAGCGGTTCCACACCAAACTCGTAACCACCTCGCCCAAGGTGAAAATCCACGGCGCGCTCCACGTGGAGATGGACGAGCGGCGCGCCTTGGCCATCGCCAAAGACCTGGTGCGCATGGCGATTGACAACTACCCCAATCGCGGCGAGACCCGCATTCCGCAGTTCAAGAGCAACCTGGTGGCCGGGTTCTCCCATGAGTACCTGAACTATATGATGGGCGGCGTGTATCGGGGGTCGTTTCGCCCGCTCAACGAGGCGATCGTGCAGGGCCGCATTCGGGGTGTGGCGGGCGTGGCGGGGTGCAACAACCCCCGCGCCAGCGCGCATGATGCGGCGCACGAGTACATCGTCCGCGAGTTCATCCGCAATGACGTGCTGGTGGTGCAAACCGGATGCGGGGCGATTTCGGCGGCGAAGTACGGGCTGCTGTCGCCGGAACAGGCGTTCAATGAGGTTGGCGCGGGGCTACGTGAGGTCTGCGAGGCGCTGGGAATCCCGCCCGTGCTCCACATGGGGTCGTGCGTGGACAATTCGCGCATCCTCACGGTGTTGTCGCAGATGGCGACCGAGGGCGGGCTGGGCGAAGACATCAGCGACATCCCCGGCGTGGGCATCGCGCCCGAATGGATGAGCGAGAAAGCGGTGTCCATCGGGGCATACTTGGTCGCTTCGGGTGTGTACACGCTGTTCGGAGGCGACAACCCTGTGGAGGCCAGCCCCGTCGTAACCGAGTTCATCAGCCAGGGGTGGGAGCAGCGCGTCGGCGGCAAGTTGGAATTCGTGCGCGATCCCGAAGAGATTGTCGCGCGGTCGCTAGCGCACATAGACGCCAAGCGCGCCGCGCTGGGCCTGGCCCGCTACGACCCGCACCGCTTCGGGGCCAGCGGCGACGCGATGATGTTGCGCTGGCTGCGGGCGCGGGAGACAGGCGCGCCGGTCAGCCCCTACAGCCTCGCGAGTGTGGAGGTGGCCCAACCCGCTTGA
- a CDS encoding DUF2249 domain-containing protein yields MEQRTRPFITSELDIRAVPPPERHPLIDATFDGLRPGEAFVLVNDHDPKPLHYAFLYERPGQFTWEYLEQGPDIWRVRIGKPE; encoded by the coding sequence ATGGAGCAGAGAACGCGCCCATTCATCACCAGCGAACTGGACATCCGCGCGGTGCCACCACCAGAGCGCCACCCGCTGATTGACGCCACGTTTGACGGCCTGCGACCCGGCGAGGCGTTCGTTTTGGTGAACGATCACGACCCCAAGCCGCTCCACTACGCCTTTCTGTACGAGCGGCCAGGCCAGTTCACCTGGGAGTACCTGGAGCAGGGGCCGGACATCTGGCGCGTGCGTATCGGCAAGCCCGAGTGA
- a CDS encoding hemerythrin domain-containing protein, translated as MRPTEVLKEEHQGIKVGLRILGRIADKLQVGESVPPEHMEQMVDFIRTFADRCHHGKEEDLLFGEMEKAGVPKEGGPIAVMLAEHDQGRSYVRAMADALPAYKAGDPAAARRFAQNASNYIGLLTQHIDKEDNILYVIADMHLSDEQQACLLEGFDRVEMERIGPGKHEEYHHMLDRLSGIYLQ; from the coding sequence ATGAGACCGACGGAGGTTCTCAAAGAGGAGCATCAGGGCATCAAGGTGGGGCTGCGCATCCTGGGCAGGATTGCCGACAAACTCCAGGTGGGGGAGTCGGTTCCGCCGGAGCACATGGAGCAGATGGTGGACTTCATCCGCACCTTCGCCGACCGCTGCCATCACGGCAAGGAGGAAGACCTGCTGTTCGGGGAGATGGAGAAGGCAGGCGTCCCCAAGGAGGGCGGCCCCATCGCGGTGATGCTGGCCGAGCATGACCAGGGGCGCTCCTACGTGCGGGCGATGGCCGACGCGCTGCCCGCGTACAAAGCCGGCGACCCCGCGGCGGCACGCCGCTTCGCGCAGAACGCTTCCAACTATATCGGCCTGCTCACCCAGCACATTGACAAGGAAGACAACATCCTGTACGTCATCGCCGACATGCACCTCTCGGACGAGCAGCAGGCCTGCCTGCTGGAAGGGTTTGATCGCGTGGAGATGGAGCGCATCGGCCCGGGCAAGCATGAGGAGTATCACCACATGCTGGACCGGCTGAGCGGAATATACCTGCAGTAG
- a CDS encoding cbb3-type cytochrome c oxidase subunit I codes for MAKLTWQTKWMLRFAVVGLLFLALSGFEGMLMRTQLAAPGALRGMEEALMALRPVGREVSSAELFYAMLTAHPIVGIYGFAYMLVFGAFYFLVPYLLGKEVRHKKLLVFNFWAQIVGVMICWGAGFFGLFNSLYTLYWPLPVSYDRVPLIGSIAFTVGAAIIMVNILLFSFNTFSTVLSKSNPGSYSFGAFLRAAFGISRLMKRLGKEDKAAPNLDYNGLPVFIVAVARGSIDTVINAIVLLTAGALILVYGIAALVKSPLNPAAIDPLIYKNWFWWGLDMVADGNVLMYTAGVWYLLVPLLVGRKLFGENVVKTVIMVDLLVSLGVWSHHLLGDQSQPLWMRLISGQFITWGEFFTMGLTLFATLMTIWLARPVKFSPPLKFVLGSMFGFIMGGAAGLIQANVGLNVVFHNTQWVVSLHAHTFLLTGLAMLLFAVVYALIPMLTNLEIKSKRLVDAHFWLWMIGSVGMAYVMGMAGARGMLRRTLYPEGSQYQTNEILAVIGGILIAVGFVAFLINIIATLGWKNVLSLVVPERWLERKPALAPAEA; via the coding sequence ATGGCGAAACTCACTTGGCAAACGAAGTGGATGCTGCGGTTCGCGGTGGTGGGGCTGCTGTTCCTGGCGCTGTCGGGGTTTGAGGGAATGCTCATGCGTACCCAACTGGCGGCGCCCGGCGCGCTCCGGGGCATGGAGGAGGCGCTGATGGCGCTGCGGCCCGTGGGGCGCGAGGTGTCCTCGGCGGAATTGTTCTACGCGATGCTCACGGCGCACCCCATCGTCGGCATCTACGGCTTCGCCTACATGCTGGTGTTCGGCGCGTTTTACTTCCTGGTTCCTTATCTCCTCGGCAAAGAAGTTCGCCACAAGAAACTGCTGGTCTTCAACTTCTGGGCGCAGATTGTCGGCGTGATGATTTGCTGGGGCGCGGGGTTCTTCGGGCTGTTCAATTCGCTGTACACGCTCTACTGGCCGCTGCCCGTGTCCTATGACCGCGTGCCGCTCATCGGGAGCATCGCCTTCACCGTCGGCGCGGCCATCATCATGGTCAACATCCTGCTGTTCTCGTTCAACACCTTCAGCACCGTGCTGAGCAAGAGCAACCCAGGCTCGTACAGTTTCGGCGCGTTTCTGCGGGCGGCGTTCGGCATCTCGCGGCTGATGAAGCGCCTGGGCAAAGAGGACAAGGCCGCGCCCAACCTGGACTACAACGGGCTGCCCGTGTTCATCGTGGCGGTGGCGCGCGGCTCCATTGACACCGTCATCAACGCCATCGTGCTCCTCACGGCGGGGGCGTTGATTTTGGTCTATGGCATCGCGGCGCTTGTGAAGTCGCCGCTGAACCCCGCCGCCATTGACCCGCTCATCTACAAGAACTGGTTCTGGTGGGGGCTGGACATGGTGGCCGACGGCAACGTGCTCATGTACACGGCGGGGGTGTGGTACCTGCTGGTGCCGCTGCTGGTGGGCCGCAAACTGTTCGGCGAGAACGTGGTGAAGACGGTCATCATGGTGGACTTGCTCGTGTCCCTGGGCGTATGGAGCCACCACCTGCTGGGCGATCAGAGCCAGCCGCTGTGGATGCGGCTCATTTCGGGGCAGTTCATCACGTGGGGCGAGTTTTTCACCATGGGCCTGACGCTGTTCGCCACGCTGATGACCATCTGGCTGGCGCGGCCCGTGAAGTTCTCGCCGCCGCTGAAGTTCGTGCTCGGCTCCATGTTCGGGTTCATCATGGGCGGCGCGGCGGGCCTCATCCAGGCCAACGTGGGGCTGAACGTGGTGTTCCACAACACCCAGTGGGTCGTGTCGCTCCACGCGCATACCTTCCTGCTGACCGGACTGGCAATGCTCTTGTTCGCCGTGGTGTACGCGCTGATCCCCATGCTGACGAACCTGGAGATCAAGAGCAAACGCCTCGTGGACGCCCACTTCTGGCTGTGGATGATCGGCTCGGTAGGGATGGCCTACGTGATGGGCATGGCGGGGGCGAGGGGCATGTTGCGCCGAACGCTGTACCCCGAAGGCAGCCAGTACCAGACGAACGAGATTCTGGCCGTCATCGGCGGCATCCTCATTGCAGTGGGCTTTGTCGCCTTCCTCATCAACATCATCGCCACGCTGGGGTGGAAGAACGTGCTGAGCCTGGTGGTGCCGGAGCGGTGGCTGGAGCGCAAACCGGCTTTGGCTCCGGCGGAGGCGTAG
- a CDS encoding trypsin-like peptidase domain-containing protein, which yields MKARFDVRKSWVFFAAVLLLLLGCGFTGDGTSTSPRATPQPTALPVVVATATPLPQQDYESLELEERLLVNLVQRVGPSVVHIQITTATGSGSGSGFFYDREGHIVTNNHVVEDAETIRVVLADGSQVAAEVVGTDPDADLAVIRVDAPADLIVPAELGDSSKVQVGQWAVAIGNPFGLERTVTRGIISALGRVFPQESGFSIANLIQTDAAINPGNSGGPLLDLRGRVIGVNTMIVSETGASAGLGFAIPVNIVKKVAPALIKDGFYAHPWLGIQGYTITPELVEALALPVERGALVGQVTAGGPADKAGLRGGRRTVRVPGYLEPVQAGGDIIVGIDGNRVTGMDSLISYLDFTEAGQVVVLDVIRGTERLSIRVTLGQRPRR from the coding sequence ATGAAAGCGCGGTTTGACGTACGCAAGTCCTGGGTCTTTTTCGCGGCGGTGTTGCTCCTTCTCCTGGGCTGCGGCTTCACAGGAGATGGCACATCCACGTCGCCGAGGGCCACGCCGCAACCCACGGCGCTCCCCGTGGTCGTCGCCACGGCCACGCCGCTCCCCCAGCAGGACTACGAGTCGCTGGAACTGGAGGAGCGCCTGCTGGTGAACCTGGTCCAGCGCGTCGGTCCCTCGGTGGTGCACATTCAGATCACGACGGCCACCGGCTCGGGCTCGGGTTCGGGCTTCTTCTACGACCGCGAAGGGCACATCGTTACGAACAACCACGTGGTGGAAGACGCCGAGACCATTCGGGTTGTGCTGGCCGACGGGTCCCAGGTCGCGGCCGAGGTCGTGGGCACCGACCCCGACGCGGACCTGGCCGTGATCCGCGTGGACGCGCCGGCCGACCTGATCGTGCCGGCCGAACTGGGCGACTCCAGCAAGGTTCAGGTGGGCCAGTGGGCCGTCGCCATCGGCAACCCGTTTGGCCTGGAACGCACGGTAACGCGCGGCATCATCAGCGCGCTGGGGCGGGTCTTCCCGCAGGAGAGCGGGTTCTCCATCGCCAACCTCATCCAGACCGACGCCGCCATCAATCCAGGCAACTCCGGCGGGCCACTGCTGGACTTGCGGGGCCGCGTCATCGGCGTCAACACCATGATCGTGTCGGAGACCGGCGCGTCGGCGGGGCTGGGGTTTGCCATCCCCGTGAACATCGTCAAGAAGGTGGCGCCCGCCCTCATCAAAGACGGCTTCTACGCGCACCCGTGGCTGGGCATCCAGGGCTACACCATCACGCCCGAACTGGTGGAGGCTCTGGCCCTGCCCGTGGAGCGCGGCGCGCTGGTGGGCCAGGTAACGGCCGGCGGCCCTGCCGATAAGGCCGGGCTGCGAGGCGGGCGGCGCACCGTGCGGGTGCCCGGCTACTTGGAGCCGGTCCAGGCCGGCGGCGACATCATCGTGGGCATAGACGGCAATCGGGTAACCGGCATGGACTCGCTCATCAGTTACCTGGACTTCACCGAGGCCGGCCAGGTTGTCGTGCTGGATGTGATTCGCGGCACAGAGCGGCTGTCCATTCGGGTTACCCTGGGCCAGCGCCCGCGCAGGTAA
- a CDS encoding helix-turn-helix transcriptional regulator yields MTGNPSPQEPCYVISVAAKLVGVHPQTLRYYESLGLIKPCRSPGNRRLYSPRDIERLRQIQRLTDELGVNLAGVEAILSLMDQVAQMKAEMEALQARFEREVALLKSKLQGSE; encoded by the coding sequence GTGACCGGCAATCCTTCGCCGCAGGAACCCTGCTACGTCATCAGTGTGGCGGCAAAGTTGGTGGGTGTTCATCCCCAGACCCTTCGCTACTACGAGAGTCTGGGGTTGATCAAGCCATGCCGGTCGCCGGGGAACAGGCGGCTGTACTCGCCCCGCGACATTGAACGATTGCGGCAAATCCAGCGTCTTACGGATGAGTTGGGCGTCAACCTGGCGGGGGTGGAGGCCATCTTGTCGCTCATGGATCAAGTCGCGCAGATGAAAGCGGAGATGGAAGCCCTACAGGCGCGCTTTGAACGCGAAGTTGCCTTGCTGAAGAGCAAGTTGCAGGGTAGCGAGTAG